In Paenibacillus durus, the DNA window AATAAAGCCAAGGTCACGCGCCATTGTCAGCACATTCTCCAGCACTTCCCGATGAACCGCCGGATCGCGTACAACACCGGATTTGCCGACCTTTTCCCGACCGGCCTCGAATTGGGGCTTGATCAGCGCTACAATGTCGGCGGGGCGGTCCAGCAGCGCCATGAGCGGAGGAAGAATGATCTTTAGGGAGATGAAAGAAACATCGATACTGGCGAAATCCGGAACGGGGCCTTTGAGGTCGGGCGGCGTCATATACCGGAAATTCGTCCGTTCCATGACGCATACCCGTTCATCTTCGCGCAGCGACCAGTCCAACTGGTTATAGCCTACGTCGATGGCATAAACATAGCTTGCTCCGTTCTGAAGCGCGCAATCGGTGAATCCTCCGGTGGAAGCGCCGATATCCAGCATTGTTCGGCTCGAAACATCGATGCCAAAAAGGCGCAGCGCCTTTTCAAGCTTGAGCCCTCCCCTGCTGACATAAGGGTGTACAGCGCCTTTCACCTTAAGGACAGCACTTCGCGGCACCTTCATGCCGGCTTTCTCGATGCGTTCTTCATTGGCTAGCACCAGGCCAGCCATTATGGCCGCTTTGGCCTTCTCGCGGCTTTCATAGAAGCCCTGCTCGACGAGCAGAACGTCGATTCTTTCCTTAGGGCTCCGTTCTTTTTCTTTACCGTGCTCCATAGTCATCTCCAACTTCTATTCTCGCATCTTCGCAAGCTTACGAAGACGTAGTTGTCTTGCCGTAAGGATAAGAGCTTGCCGCCCTCATCGATTTGATTCGTCCGCATAGCGCTTCAACGGTAAGTCCCGTCAGTTGGCGCTGCTCCTTAATCGAGCCGTGCTCGACAAATATATCCGGCACGCCCATCAATTCAACGCTGACAGTATGCAGTCCATGTTCAGCATAATACTCGAGCACAGCGCTGCCTAGGCTCCCCGCCTGGCTCGCTTCTTCGAGCACGACCATCTTCGTTCCGGCCCGGGCAAGACCCTGCAGCATGGAACCGTCCAAAGGCTTCAAGAACCGGGCATTGACAACGCCAACCTGGATTCCTTCCCGTTTGAGCTGGTCTGCCGCCTCTTCGGCCAACTGCACCATCGGTCCGCAAGCAATAACGGCAATGTCATCGCCCGGACGAAGCCGCTCCCACGAGCCGATCGGCAGGCAGCGAAGCTCCGGATCAAGCGCTACTCCGGTGCCATTCACGCGGGGATAACGGTATGCAATCGGGCCTTCATTATATTCCAGCGCCGTCTTCATCATATGGCGCAGCTCGTTCTCATCCTTGGGCATCATTAGCACAATATTCGGGATATGCCGCATAAAAGCGATATCGTATACCCCCTGATGCGTCTCCCCGTCTGCTCCGACAAATCCCGCCCGGTCGATGGCGAACATCACGTTCGCGTTATGCCGGCAGATGTCGTGTACAATCTGGTCGTATGCGCGCTGCATAAAAGTGGAATAGACCGCAAATACCGGCTTCATTCCCTCCATCGCCAGCGCAGCGCACAGCGTCGCCGCATGCTGCTCCGCGATACCCACATCAATCATCCGGCCGGGAAATTCCTTCGAGAACGGAAACAGGCCCGAACCTCCCGGCATCGCCGGAGTCACGGCGATCAGCCGCTCGTCTTGGCGCCCAAGCTCAATCAAGGTCTCGCCGAATACTTCCGTATAC includes these proteins:
- a CDS encoding TlyA family RNA methyltransferase; translation: MEHGKEKERSPKERIDVLLVEQGFYESREKAKAAIMAGLVLANEERIEKAGMKVPRSAVLKVKGAVHPYVSRGGLKLEKALRLFGIDVSSRTMLDIGASTGGFTDCALQNGASYVYAIDVGYNQLDWSLREDERVCVMERTNFRYMTPPDLKGPVPDFASIDVSFISLKIILPPLMALLDRPADIVALIKPQFEAGREKVGKSGVVRDPAVHREVLENVLTMARDLGFILKGLTFSPITGGEGNIEFLAHWRLEQEGVHDSGEAADRGEVSHDQASSESYGDFAAIAKDVVAEAAGTFGGQASTHGNSSRR
- the dxs gene encoding 1-deoxy-D-xylulose-5-phosphate synthase, giving the protein MLLPQLNDPKQLKSLSIEQLNTLAEEIRGFLIEKLSVTGGHLASNLGVVELTLALHYCYNSPRDKFIFDVGHQAYVHKILTGRKDRFDSLRKQNGLCGFVKRAESEHDVWEAGHSSTSLSAAMGMAMARDFKGEDNKVIAVIGDGALTGGMAFEALNHIGHERRKLMVILNDNEMSIAPNVGAMHNYLSRIRSDRHYLRAKDEVEGLLRKIPAIGGRLAKTAERMKDRLKYMMVPGVLFEELGFTYLGPVDGHDLTTMIDTFHQADNVAGPVLVHVLTTKGKGYKPAEADSYKWHGITPYKIESGQVLKAVGNPMYTEVFGETLIELGRQDERLIAVTPAMPGGSGLFPFSKEFPGRMIDVGIAEQHAATLCAALAMEGMKPVFAVYSTFMQRAYDQIVHDICRHNANVMFAIDRAGFVGADGETHQGVYDIAFMRHIPNIVLMMPKDENELRHMMKTALEYNEGPIAYRYPRVNGTGVALDPELRCLPIGSWERLRPGDDIAVIACGPMVQLAEEAADQLKREGIQVGVVNARFLKPLDGSMLQGLARAGTKMVVLEEASQAGSLGSAVLEYYAEHGLHTVSVELMGVPDIFVEHGSIKEQRQLTGLTVEALCGRIKSMRAASSYPYGKTTTSS